A part of Flavobacteriales bacterium genomic DNA contains:
- a CDS encoding acylneuraminate cytidylyltransferase family protein produces MISAPSILIIIPARAGSKRIKGKNTKPFNGIPLVEHSIRYAQHCIGTDTVISTNDKQIELIAQQYNVPILWRDESLATDHTPTREVVKDVIAQTDKIYDYIVVLQPTNPLRPKKMFKEAFELLQEKQSDCLITVSLNQHKLGKIEHSTFKPFTYEFGQRSQDLEPLYYENGLLYLCSYDLAKNGKLISEKPTAMLIDHPYASVDIDTELDWKWAELISKEYHD; encoded by the coding sequence ATGATATCAGCGCCAAGCATACTCATAATAATTCCAGCTAGAGCAGGTTCAAAACGTATTAAAGGTAAAAACACCAAACCTTTTAACGGTATTCCTCTAGTAGAACACAGCATAAGATATGCTCAACATTGTATAGGTACAGATACCGTAATATCAACGAACGATAAACAAATTGAGCTTATAGCTCAACAATATAATGTGCCTATACTTTGGCGAGATGAAAGTTTAGCTACAGACCATACGCCCACAAGAGAGGTCGTAAAAGATGTTATTGCCCAAACCGATAAGATATACGACTACATTGTGGTATTACAACCCACCAATCCTTTACGGCCTAAAAAGATGTTTAAAGAGGCCTTCGAATTACTACAAGAAAAGCAAAGCGACTGTCTGATAACAGTCAGTTTAAACCAGCATAAACTCGGTAAAATCGAACATTCAACCTTTAAGCCATTCACCTATGAATTTGGACAAAGATCGCAAGATTTAGAGCCCTTATACTATGAAAACGGATTGCTTTATTTATGTTCATACGACTTAGCCAAAAATGGCAAATTGATAAGCGAAAAACCAACGGCTATGCTTATTGATCACCCATATGCTAGCGTAGATATTGATACAGAGTTGGATTGGAAGTGGGCAGAATTAATCTCAAAAGAATACCATGATTGA
- a CDS encoding heavy-metal-associated domain-containing protein: protein MISIKKTFPLLFIFSLLCSTLLFASGDKVKMKIKVWGNCGMCHKTIVSTVKSIDGVIFAKWSSETKILVVKFLSEQTDIDEIQKKIASVGYDTENYKADDEVYNKLHHCCKYDRK, encoded by the coding sequence ATGATATCAATTAAAAAAACATTTCCATTATTATTCATTTTTTCATTGCTGTGTTCAACTTTACTTTTTGCCAGTGGGGATAAAGTCAAAATGAAGATAAAAGTTTGGGGCAACTGCGGAATGTGTCATAAAACCATTGTTAGCACTGTCAAATCTATAGATGGTGTTATTTTTGCCAAATGGAGTTCGGAGACTAAGATACTAGTAGTTAAATTTTTGTCCGAGCAAACCGATATTGATGAAATACAAAAGAAAATAGCATCTGTGGGTTATGATACTGAAAATTATAAGGCAGACGATGAGGTTTATAACAAGCTACACCATTGTTGTAAATACGATAGAAAATAG
- a CDS encoding GNAT family N-acetyltransferase, protein MKVQLHKGSKYLDQNQWEKLRPKENVFMSLDFKKTFEKFHQKQIQSIYYTVDDELNSAMGYAQHFIIGGNKIHSYQKKNDLGQSIISLVLRLLKLRVVALGNGLLTNISNLYIPKISDKSLFVKNLLNAIQEDFGVGKFIIPDHFFKALNIDNPNEAFPELIKIEVDEDMQMKIPQEWQTFEDYRQALKKKYRSRLKSVLKKSDAVSVKALDKEGLEKYAQKMQELFANVHQKSAFAIAPFNTDIYRDLIILDNPQCLVFGYFLNDEMIAFSSELRTEKTLYSYFIGLDYRYNRSHRVYEKILNQTIKGAIEHNKQHLVFGRTAAEFKSNVGATPIQSHIYIYLKSPLLRRILRPILSQIKPKVWTQRKPFA, encoded by the coding sequence TTGAAAGTCCAACTACATAAAGGTTCAAAATATTTAGACCAAAATCAATGGGAAAAATTACGTCCTAAAGAGAATGTATTCATGTCTTTGGACTTCAAAAAGACTTTTGAAAAATTTCATCAGAAACAGATACAATCCATATACTACACCGTTGATGATGAATTAAATAGTGCTATGGGCTATGCTCAGCATTTCATTATTGGAGGAAATAAAATTCACTCTTATCAAAAAAAGAACGATTTAGGCCAAAGTATTATAAGTCTTGTTTTGCGTCTGTTAAAACTTAGAGTAGTAGCGTTGGGCAACGGTCTTTTGACTAATATTTCTAATCTATATATCCCAAAAATAAGCGACAAGAGCTTATTTGTAAAAAACCTGTTGAACGCCATTCAAGAGGATTTTGGAGTCGGTAAGTTTATCATCCCCGATCATTTTTTTAAAGCACTAAATATAGATAACCCTAATGAAGCATTTCCTGAATTGATAAAAATCGAAGTCGATGAGGATATGCAAATGAAGATCCCTCAAGAATGGCAAACATTTGAGGATTATAGACAAGCTCTAAAGAAAAAATACAGAAGTCGCTTAAAAAGTGTTCTTAAAAAAAGTGATGCCGTAAGTGTAAAAGCACTGGATAAAGAAGGTTTAGAAAAATATGCCCAAAAAATGCAAGAATTGTTTGCCAATGTGCATCAAAAATCGGCCTTTGCTATAGCTCCTTTCAATACGGATATATACCGAGATTTAATTATACTCGACAACCCTCAATGCCTCGTTTTTGGCTACTTCCTAAACGATGAAATGATTGCCTTTTCCTCAGAGTTGAGGACCGAAAAAACCCTTTATTCTTACTTCATAGGACTGGACTACAGATACAACCGCTCTCATCGTGTTTACGAGAAAATTTTGAATCAAACCATAAAAGGAGCCATTGAACATAACAAACAACACCTTGTTTTTGGAAGAACAGCAGCAGAATTTAAGAGTAATGTGGGTGCAACACCAATTCAATCTCATATTTATATCTACCTTAAGAGTCCCTTATTAAGGCGTATTCTTAGGCCCATACTATCTCAGATTAAACCCAAAGTCTGGACGCAAAGGAAGCCTTTTGCATAG